One genomic window of Cygnus olor isolate bCygOlo1 chromosome 3, bCygOlo1.pri.v2, whole genome shotgun sequence includes the following:
- the PREB gene encoding LOW QUALITY PROTEIN: prolactin regulatory element-binding protein (The sequence of the model RefSeq protein was modified relative to this genomic sequence to represent the inferred CDS: inserted 1 base in 1 codon) yields the protein MSPRRAAELYRAPFPLYTVRLHPRRPIAITAGGGGAAKTGIRNGVHFLQLEQVGGQLSASLLHSHDTETRATMTMALADDFIAAGQDADCHILRFSLQPPPGRGTAGREASGEKGPRKRKGPSPAAQGDTQNQTSEVTVESVRSVRTDFSPDALQKAVRFNADCSLLVTGGADGFLRLWEFPSMKKTLEFKAHDGEIEDIALGPDNKVVTAGRDFQCCVWQRDQLVTGLCWNENLPGIPDKAYRYQACRFGAVEDNAGALRLYTVQVPHKRERRPPPCYLTKWDGRSFLPLLTRPCGSEVVSCLSVSDSGTFLGLGTVTGSVAIHIAFSLQRLYYVKEAHGIVVTDVAFVPESQRGRELLAGNEAALLSVAVDSRCKLHLLPGRRSLPVWLLLLLCAGLIVATIXLLQLAFPGFL from the exons ATGTCGCCGCGGCGGGCGGCCGAGCTGTACCGCGCGCCCTTCCCGCTGTACACCGTGCGCCTGCACCCGCGCCGCCCCATCGCCATCaccgccggcggcggcggcgccgccaAGACCGGCATCCGCAATGGCGtg CActtcctgcagctggagcaggtcGGGGGGCAGCTCAGCGCCTCGCTGCTGCACTCGCACGACACCGAGACCCGCGCCACCATGACCATGGCGCTGGCGGACGACTTCATCGCGGCGGGGCAGGACGCCGACTGCCACATCCTGCGCTTCAGCCTGCAGCCGCCCCCGGGGCGCGGCACGGCCGGACGGGAAG ccagcggGGAGAAGGGGCCACGGAAGCGGAAGGGCCCCAGCCCGGCAGCGCAGGGCGACACGCAGAACCAGACGAGCGAGGTGACCGTGGAGAGCGTGCGCAGCGTCCGCACGGATTTCAGCCCCGACGCCCTGCAGAAGGCCGTGCGCTTCAACGCTGACTGCTCCCTGCTCGTCACCGGTGGAGCCGATGGCTTCCTCCGCCTCTGGGAG TTCCCCAGCATGAAGAAGACGCTGGAGTTCAAAGCCCACGACGGGGAGATCGAGGATATCGCGCTGGGCCCTGACAACAAG GTGGTGACGGCGGGACGGGACTTCCAGTGCTGCGTGTGGCAGCGGGACCAGCTGGTGACGGGGCTGTGCTGGAACGAGAACCTGCCTGGTATCCCTGACAAGGCGTACCGCTACCAGGCCTGCCG GTTCGGGGCGGTGGAGGACAACGCCGGGGCGCTGCGGCTCTACACGGTGCAGGTGCCCCACAAGCGGGAGCGCCGCCCCCCGCCCTGCTACCTGACCAAGTGGGACGGGAGGAGCTTCCTGCCGCTGCTCACGCGGCCCTGCGGCAGCGAGGTGGTGTCCTGCCTCTCCGTCAG CGACTCGGGCACGttcctggggctgggcaccgtCACGGGCTCTGTGGCCATCCACATCGCCTTCTCGCTGCAG AGGCTCTACTACGTGAAGGAGGCGCACGGCATCGTCGTCACCGATGTCGCCTTCGTGCCCGAGAGCCAGCGTGGgcgggagctgctggcaggaaaCGAGGCCGCCCTGCTCAGCGTGGCTGTCGACAGCCGCTGCAAGCTGCACCTGCTCCCCGGGCGAC GCTCCCTCCCcgtctggctgctgctgctgctctgtgccggGCTCATCGTGGCCACCA CGCTGCTGCAGCTTGCCTTCCCCGGCTTCCTCTAG
- the CGREF1 gene encoding cell growth regulator with EF hand domain protein 1 has translation MGTPRAAPLLPLLLLLLPAACAAPRDGGHRSEAPPATRPDPGPDPLSPEPPALQLLQSAVRSLGQPEQDAEDMTREQALLYLFALHDHDRSGRLDGLELLQLLGAVLAQGGTGQPSPEALAVLVDRALERQDRSRDGLLDPPELLLPGWERGPPGEPLVGAEVGQEGMMGGHMEGPGGRVETPTVDEMPGVDAGASSPEPGPAEGQGLPDDAAHPEGQGDPGAGAPQGEVNEAPKDEVPRAEAAPAWEDPGEM, from the exons ATGGGGACCCCGCgggcggccccgctgctgccgctgctgctgctgctgctccccgccgCCTGCGCGGCCCCGAGGGACGGGGGGCACAG GTCAGAGGCTCCCCCAGCCACGAGGCCCGATCCTGGTCCTGACCCGCTGAGCCCGGAGCCTCCTGCGCTGCA gctgctgcagagcgcGGTGAGGAGCCTGGGGCAGCCGGAGCAGGACGCAGAGGACATGACACGGGAGCAGG ccctgctgtaCCTCTTTGCGCTGCATGACCATGACCGGAGTGGGCGCCTGGacgggctggagctgctgcagctgctgggagcggtgctggcacaggggggcacggggcagcccaGCCCTGAGGCG ctggctgtgctggtggaCCGTGCCCTGGAGAGGCAGGACCGCAGCAGGGACGGGCTGCTGGACCcccccgagctgctgctgcctggctgggaaCGGGGACCCCCAGGGGAGCCGCTGGTGGGAGCGGAGGTTGGCCAGGAGGGGATGATGGGAGGACACATGGAGGGGCCCGGGGGAAGAGTGGAGACACCCACGGTGGATGAGATGCCTGGAGTGGATGCAGGGGCAAGCAGCCCAGAGCCTGGcccagcagaggggcaggggctgccagACGACGCTGCCCAcccagaggggcagggagaccctggggctggagcccccCAGGGTGAAGTGAACGAAGCCCCCAAGGATGAAGTccccagggcagaggcagcccccGCTTGGGAGGACCCTGGAGAGATGTAG
- the ABHD1 gene encoding LOW QUALITY PROTEIN: protein ABHD1 (The sequence of the model RefSeq protein was modified relative to this genomic sequence to represent the inferred CDS: deleted 1 base in 1 codon) has protein sequence MPAGATRARLGAGPRRAGAGPEGGAVSGRGLSRGGRGAGGGRGRRGRGRAGGAAVPGGPRCRRRSRPVPPPPPPLLLAAAAAALLGLCWAGAPKRPVLAGGPRLVAFLRRRCPAVRAPFRPTAWCPEGRLQTVLRALLQSCPTVRYRSESVRTPDGGQLVLDWADGRALPAARPTVLLLPGLAGSSQASYVLHMVHGAARAGYRAVVLNNRGCRGEELLTPRTFCASNTEDLETAVRHIRGRYPHAPLLAAGVSLGGMQLLNYLARKGRAAGLVAAMAVSPCWDPLESTVSLEQPLNALLFNRRLAASLCQLIRRHRAVIGDKVDMEHILQARTIREFDERYTAPAFGYSSCSEYYRAASPARRLHRIRVPLLCLNASDDPFSPLHAIPVEAAWRLPHVALLVTAHGGHIGFLEGLFPRHGTYMDHVFTQFITAVFEHGKELQQLEEGGDGAAEQDGA, from the exons ATGCCCGCCGGAGCCACGCGCGCCCGGCTCGGGGCGGGGCCAAGGCGAGCAGGGGCGGGGCCAGAGGGCGGGGCCGTGTCGGGGCGGGGCCTCAGTCGCGGCGGGCGGGGCGCCGGTGGTGGGCGTGGTCGGCGCGGGCGGGGCCGAGCGGGCGGGGCCGCGGTTCCCGGCGGGCCGCGATGTCGGCGGAGGAgccgcccggtgccgccgcccccccccccgctgctgctggcggccgccgccgcggcgCTGCTCGGCCTCTGCTGGGCGGGGGCGCCGAAG cgccccgtGCTGGCCGGCGGCCCGCGGCTCGTCGCCTTCCtgcggcggcgctgcccggcggTGCGGGCCCCGTTCCGCCCCACGGCCTGGTGCCCCGAGGGCCGCCTGCAGACCGTGCTCCGCGCCCTGCTGCAGTCCTGCCCGACCGTCCGCTACCGCAG cgAGTCCGTCCGCACGCCCGACGGCGGGCAGCTCGTCCTCGACTGGGCCGACGGCCgcgccctgcccgccgcccgccccaccgtgctgctgctgccggggctggcgggcagcagccaggccagcTACGTGCTGCACATGGTGCACGGGGCCGCCCGCGCCGGGTACAG GGCCGTCGTGCTCAACAaccggggctgccggggcgAGGAGCTGCTG ACCCCCCGGACCTTCTGCGCCAGCAACACGGAGGACCTGGAGACGGCCGTCCGC CACATCAGGGGCCGGTACCCGCACGCCCCGCTGCTGGCTGCCGGCGTCTCCCTGGGCGGG ATGCAGCTCCTGAACTACCTGGCACGGAAgggccgggcagcggggctggtgGCGGCCATGGCCGTGTCCCCCTGCTGGGACCCCCTGGAGTCGACAGTGTCGCTGGAGCAGCCGCTCAACGCCCTGCTCTTCAACCGCCGCCTGGCCGCCAGCCTCTGCCAGCTCATCCGCAg GCACCGGGCGGTGATCGGGGACAAGGTGGACATGGAGCACATCCTGCAG GCTCGCACCATCCGGGAGTTCGACGAGCGCTACACGGCGCCTGCCTTCGGCTACAGCAGCTGCAGCGAGTACTACCGGGCCGCCAGCCCCGCGCGCCGGCTGCACCGCATCCGCgtgcccctgctctgcctcaACGCCTCCGACGACCCCTTCTCCCCCCTGCAcg CCATCCCGGTGGAGGCCGCCTGGCGCCTGCCCCACGTGGCGCTGCTGGTCACGGCCCACGGCGGCCACATCGGCTTCCTGGAGGGCCTCTTCCCCCGCCACGGCACCTACATGGACCACGTCTTCACCCAGTTCATCACCGCCGTCTTCGAGCACGGCAAGGAGCTCCAGCAGCTAGAGGagggtggggatggggctgcGGAGCAGGACGGCGCCTGA